The Cinclus cinclus chromosome Z, bCinCin1.1, whole genome shotgun sequence genome contains the following window.
TACTACCTTTCAGAAGAGAAGCTAGCATTGCTGCCAATACAATTCAACggaacaaccaaacaaaaatgttgaatttaaaaaaggagTTGCTCTAACCCCAAGTCAGTTTACAGGAAGATCCTCTAGTCCAGTTCGTGAATTTGCTATCATTACTGTCTCACATTGTGACAGTAACTTCAGAGTTACCTAAAAAATATGTGTAATAacctgcaatttttttctaatcGTCTCATGAAACTaggaattttaataattttaattgtcACTAAATAGATAAATATGATCCATAATTTGGAATTGTACTGTTCTTTCTCAGCATTTTAAATCTGAAACTTAGAAAGCATCTTTAAACATCTGGCCTCAAGGCACAACATATGTGGGAATTACTATATCCTTTACTatatccttttttattttttttttttttttttaaagaggcactaaaaatctgatttttccagGAATAGGAACAGGTTTTTCTCAAATGAGAATAGAAATATTATGGACCCCAAATAATACTAATGTTCCTATatgattataatttttttgtttgggttactttataaatatttgGATTTATTATTGCATATATTAGCAACAGATCCCTTTTTGGATCTATATTCTGGTGTCATTTTCAAGTTCTAGGTGTATGTCAAAAATCTGTTGCGGAAATATCATCATCTAAACTGAGTTTTCTGTTAGTTAATAgataacaaatatttttccttaccTATGGGTGCTTTGTTACACCTTCCATTTTCATCTTTTATAAGTTCTTGTTTCCAGATATCATATTTCAACAACTCAAAAGAATgtagaaactaaaaaaaaaaaaatctatgaataCTTAAAAACATCTTTCTTACTCACTTTATAGCTTTgataaaaattgctttgaatTAATTAAGAGTCCCTATAGACTTTTGAAGATTTGAGGCAGCCTGAAATAAACTGGCATTATTCTAAGATGCAATTGTCAGAAGGTGTTTATATCATGATAAGCAACAGTAAGTATACATGTACAGGTAAGTGTTCATGACCTTTCTGATAAAAAGAAGTCCATTGTCTTAGAGTAGAGTCAGATTCAAATCATTtatatgaaggaaaaaatgcatttggtcAAATTGTTGTTTTTGCTTTAAAACTACCATCCATTTCTAAGTAGAGGCTTAATATCGCTGAAATGCAAATCAAGATGATTATctgacaaaaaaatcaaaaatagaTTTACAGACATCTCAAAAATTACTCCAGACAGATGCAAGTGGAAACTTACAACTTAATGATTTAATTAGTCTTTCCTGCCTCAATCTCAACCCACATGGCTAATATTGCTAGAAGACTGAAAGTCCTGCAGAGTCGTTATCATGGTCATGCCAAGGCATTTTTGGCATCTCagattaaaagcagaaataatttggaaGTCATTAATCTGGTCTTGATTTTAATTGATCTGAATCTTTAGTATTTTTTGAATAGTGTTTTGTTGTAGTATAGTGTTCATGATTCAAGGAAACTGTACAAATTGGAAAAACATTTGAGACTGTCAGAGTATTTTTATGATAGAAACACTGAGAGTTTCAACCAATGAGAGTGGTCATATATGTAAATTTTTATCTTAGGTATTTtgagattaatatttttatcctttattttctgagaattttgaatttttttgttttgctaatCTTATTTCAAAGTGTGACATTAGTTTTAATGAGTGGAGTTTCAGTCAAAGAGGAAATTTATGTAAGTTTGCTTTGGAATATCTATCTCCTGATTCATAACAAAAGTGAAATCAAAACTAGTTTCCAGCCTCATCATTTGATATATGTAGGTTTTCAGTCTGATAAGTAAACTTTAACAAAAATCATCATTAATCAGTCCTATGGGTAGTCACTTTTACACAGTCAGTTTGGGTTTCTTTAAGATATACTGGGGAAGAAGTTGGGTACACAAGCTTCTGTATAGTTGTGTATATTTATTGTGGCTTCAAAATATATGTACAGAGAACAGAGTCAGGGAAGGAACTATGAATAAGGTTTCTGTTTCCATGAACCAAATTTTATTGTATCTGGAAAGAAGGAAGCAGTTTCTTGCTTCCTGTTCTttataatttctgcttttcccatgccttttattttttttttaaattattgtatGCTTAattggttgattggttggtaGATTTGATAACCCTTACCTTTGAGAAGATGCCAGCACGACCCACAGCTCCTATTTTGTTGGTGTAGTTCAGGAAAGAAAGATTCCCTTCTGTGGACCCAtagaattcaaatatttttattgggCCAAACCTCATCAGAAATTCTTTCCATACAGAAGGTCTGATACCATTTCCAAGAGCAAGGCGGACTTCATGAACTCTGTCCTCTTCTTTCTGTgaacagacaaaaagaaacattcTGTAGCTGAGAAAAGTGGGTCTAAATAGCTAAAATTGGTCTAATACTTTCTAACAGAACAATTTTAATTCATGAACTGCAACCTTGACTAAAATACTTTGCAGAatggttgatttttttgtttgtttgggtctTTTTATAATCAAACAGAAAAGCATAAGAAATATTGGTCTGAGGTTAAGGGGTTTTTGCAGGGTGAaagctttatttctgtaattttttgaatttttacTTATGAACTCTATAACTAGGATGTCTAGTACAAAGTTTCAAAGATTTTAGCTGTAAATAAATAGGTTTCAAGGAAAAGCCATTTCCCATAGAACGAAAGTTTCTTTCCCACCAAGAAGATTTCCTGTATCAACAAAATTGTGCCTTAGAAAACAGTTGTGATACAAAATGGTTGATTCTTTTTGTAATGATACTTGGTATAAAATTACGCACATCTGTCATGTTCCCTATGGAacctgaaaaagcagcagaataaCTCAAAgctgcttaaaatatttcatatgaTTAGGTTCAATTTTAATCTTACAGATTCATCAAAGATAATAAAATCTGCAGTCAAAATATAGTTGCTAATGTGTTATTGTTACATGTCAATGATGTAATTACTGTGGTAAACTCAAAAGTTTCCTCATGTAAGTGCATGGGAGGAGACTGCTCAGCACCCTATCTATAGGACTGTAGTTAAGACACTGAAAAGCCCTCACTTCTTTGGAGGTGCATTTGGGATTGAGTAATTAAGTTACTGTTCTAGCTGAATGtcagcagaaaataaacttATTTCAGGTCAAAAAGAATGGTTTCTTCAAAccaaataaatgcatttctggTTGCAGTGTTATTCTAATctttaaaactgtaaaattatGTTTGGTTTCTAAATAATATTAAGGTGATTTAAAGATGGAAATTCATCTTGTAATTGCACTGAAATGTTTTAGTAGATTTTCAAATTTTTGACTTTCAAGAATGttcacataaaataattttgtgaacTATGTGTTAACAGACAACTTTATTTGATTCAGAACTGCATTTTGCAGcagattaattattttccacGATAGGATCAACCGAAATGCAGACTAAACATCACTTGTTAAACACAGTAGTCAAACAGGAGTTTGATATTCCTTGCTTCTGCCTAATCAgatgcattttcttctgcaatttTAGTGGTAACTCTGAAGGCCTGCATGTTTTGATCACATGTATTTAATCCAAACCAATTATAAACCAGCTGGGAGGCTGACTGGGAGACTTTCTTCATGAGTAATGTCCCTTCTTTGGCACTTTGTCTTCAGGGTGAAAtgacaggttttgtttttttccccaatataTTTTATGATACTGTAAGACTTTAAGTAAAGCTCAAGAGTTTGGGAGACAACAAGCAATAGGAGAACCTGTCACTCTTGCCTTGGTTCATGCCTGGTACAACAATCTGCACCATTTCCCTGAACTACCctgaattttaaatatctttatttaaaagttaCATGGTCCCCTTTAAAAACATACTTTCTCATTATTTTGTTACCTTCTATGAGCTTAATATTTACTTCTGATAGGTACATGAGGCTGGTTAGCTTGCAGTAGATGTAACTAGTCACAGAGTTTCTGTCCACTTCAAGAAATCCCCAAGCGCCTCCTAGTTTCCAAATCCATGTTCTTTCTCAATTTGTGATACCTGGGCATGCTCAGTGAATGGTGGGAAGGACAGACACCCCGTCTGATGTATGATGTAGAGCATATTCCATCAGGTCCCTCATGCTCAGCCCTAGTCCTGAGCCATACCTGACCTGTTAGCCTGCCTGGgtttctttcagtgaagaagaaCCTGTGTGGTACAGAGGAGGTTATGTGTAGAGGTTACATGTTATATATGTATCTAACATCTGGTTATATGTTGCTCGTTGTCATAGTCTAGTAGGATATGTGATTGTGACAGGACTCCGGATGTACCTGATCTACCTCTGTTAGCAACATCACCTTCCTCAGCTCATCTAGGCCATCTCTGTTTTTCCCACCTTACCAGTTGCCAGTTAAGTGTCTATTTCTTCCCTGTTAAATTTTTGTTATTGagacaagaaaataaagttcttgttgctttttcctgcaggagaaaCCTTTACACAACCGGTTTGGCCTGGCTAATTATTCCTTTGTGGGTTTTTGATCCATGGACTACTGATATAATATTTGTACAGGCTTGAGTTCAGGCCAACAGCTATCCCGTCTGGTAGCCTTTAATACTTTTTATCTTTGACCCCTCTCCTACATCCAGACCACCCAATAATAGGATTCTGTTCAAACCAGCTGGAAAACTTTTTCAGATGTTCCCTTGCTCCTAGTGTTAGTGTTAATCTCTGACCAATGCCATTGGAGATAATTTGAACTTTGTGCTTGTACATGATGTTTTCTGAAGTAGGTAGGAATACTTCTTGTTATGTCTCTTCAGTAATATACTAACTCCCaagtataaaattttaaaaaattaaccaaGCTTTCTCCCTATCATTGAAAAATGAGAGTTGCAACTTaatgattttcagttttcagactTACTTGTCACTGTTTGGTGACATTTTACTTTGTTCAAAACCTGATCATGATTTAGCTGTCATGATCTTTAAGACTGTTATCCCATGGGGGACCAAGATTTTGCACCACTCTGTTAGTAATTTGATTTTATACAGATATATCCATCATCATATGTACAGGTATGGAGCAGAGTGTGCCTTTGGAAGACctctaagaaaaatatttaaactaaaaaaaaaactcattaATCAGtttcaaagttaaaaattaattattgtcCATTAAATGCTGAACATAATAGGCCTTTCTTGATAAGTAACTACTTTGGAATAGAGCACTGAAATTGTTTAATTGTTTAGTCTGGTTCAGACTCTTGTTTGAGCGTTGAGTATGATTAAGCTTTTACAGCTTATACCTTTTCCTGACTGACCTGTGACTTGCTAGTCACTCAGATGAAAATCCAACAAGATTGGCTTTGCAGGGATACTTCTGTGAGTGTCAGGGTATTCATGTCCTGTCAGGCTTGTTCCTTTGTCACCACTTCATTTGATGATGTAAACATGATTGCTTTTGGTAACAGCAAGGAACACAAGACCTAAATTCTGTATACACTGGAAAAAACAATCAAAGATTGAAAATACTATGCTATTCAGAAATGAAAGGATCTATCTGAATTTCAGATTTGCTATATCTTAAATGTGCATTTGCAAACAGGACTTACACAGGCCTGATTGCAGAGGTAGCGGCAGAGTTCTCCTATATATAAAAACATGGTAACATTGTACTTCCTACAGTCATTCCAAAACTGTCTTGCAGaaaatttcttcttcaaaaCACAGGTCGCTCCTATgtgatgaaaacagaaaagaaatttcaaaataatctttaaaacaaACCCCTTGTCTTATACCACTattctaacaacaacaacaaaaaaaatgtcattCGCTTAATTCAATTAATGACAACTTCAGCTAATTAAATAAATTGTAATCTATTTCCAACAGGATCTGTCTGTTAAATGTGACTTGCACAATTAAGAATTTCTGAGTAGTAACTAAAAACTTAGTTAAGGAGCAGAAGCAAATCTTCTTATCATCTCCTATTGTCAGGAGTAGGTCATGTCCTAAACATTTTGCTTCTGTCAATATCATGAACTGGTTTAACTCTGAAAAAAGAAGATCTTAGAATGGGGAAATGGTAGCTCACAGCTTCTCTATTTGTGTGAcaagagggggaaaggaaattGCTGAGtctttgttgtttctgtttccctcccatttttctgttccttatcaactgaaatatttttttttgtttctgtgaccCTGATGTTCTTTCCATTACAAAAGCCACCTCATTCTACACCTCTTATATCTGACACCCTATGCCTTGCTATGTGTTGTCAGTCAAGAATTAATgaatttccttgtttctaacctttcaaaaattcctttttgcCCTTATGAAGATTCCCAGGGCCTTCCAAGTTTTGAATCCATTCTAGTCCACTTTTTCCCAGCTTGCCTGTTCCTCCCTTATCTTGAAACCTCTCAGACCACTTCAGCCTCACACTTCCTCAGAGCTTTGTCATTCAAATCCCAGACTCCCAAGTCTCTATCTGAACACCTAAGAAAGCTGTTACCCTACATTTTCTGTTCCAAAACAATTAATAGTCTCAGAAATCACATAGTCTCATTTTCCCATCCCCTTTGTGTTTCTGTTAGGCAGAAGCAGTCTTGTCAGCAGTTACAGCAGTTACAGTTGCCTGCCTGTCTTGCTCCTGAATAAACAAAATACTGCAATGTCTTTAAAACACTCCAGTTATATACTTAGCATGCTAAAACCCAGCAGGTAAGCAAGACTAAGGACAGAAAAGAAGGACATAACCTGGGAAATATCTGGTTGCTAGCTCTCTACAAGTAACTCCCATTATCAAATTTAGAAGGACAGGTTTtgtccttcttccttttttttttttttttgcttcagtgtTATGAATCTAACTCTGTAGGTCTTAAATAAGAGACCAAAAAGGCTTCACAACACATTTAGTCATTCTTATTCTGAAGGTTAGGCTTCCACAATGCATTTATACCTTCTGACACTATAAACTGAGCGTCAGATGCCTGTGTGAATGCCTTTACAGACTTTTGGCGTAGACTACAGATATGACTTCAGGTTAAAACTACAGAATATGTGCAGTGGTGCTAACAACGCACAGACCTCAGGCCATTTTATGTTGGATTTATACAATAATTAGTTGTATAAATCTACATTTAGTTCAGAAACTATACCTATACCTTAGTTATTGCCTACAAATGAGAGAGGtgataaaaatgataaaattacAAAAGCTTTTTGGTAAACATAATATTTGAGTTACCAGGCAGTTAGTTACCTAATGCTAACATGTTGTAACCTTGTCAAGTTAATGGAACTTCACTAGAAGATAAATATTACCTAACTGAATGCATCCACCAATCCCAAGAAGTGAAGCACTGATGTGGTACAAGGGAAGCGTGACATACATAATATCCTGAGAAACTGCGCCACACTGAGTGAATACTAAGGACACAGCCAGAGTTCTTAGATGAGTGATGATAGCAGCTTTTGGAAAACCTGTCAAAGGGAAAGAGCAAACCATTATAAATGTACCACATGCACTAATAATTTTGCTGTAAGTAGAATTATGTAGGTAATGTACAGGGAGAATTGTCTCTTCTGAGTCTTTGTCCTATCATTTATTGTTTTATATCTCCTTAGACCCTCAGCTCCTTCACTCTTGCTGCCTGTAAAGCTATTCAATCATAGAATTGTAGAGtggttagggttggaagggactttaaagataaTGTAGtcccaacccctctgccatgtcTGTTTTGTCTGGAGTACAAAGTCCATGCCCTTCAGATGTGTGCAGGCCATCTCTGCATACAGGTTTCCCTTGCCAGAAAGTGAGAATGAGAATACTTCTGAAAAGCCACGGTGTCTCTCAGATTCTCTTTCCAATAGAAATAGCTTCTACAAAGCTATTTGGCTTGACTGGTGGGtgaatttccccatttcttccACTCTAAAAATAACTCCCTTTTCAGAATCAAAAGTAGAGGTTCCaccattcttcctttctgagCAACTCTTAGAGACTGACTTTGCTTTATattcaagaaattaatttcatccATGGAGTATCTGTGTAGAAGTTCAGTAACTGCAATTGCACCCTCGTTATGCCATggcaaaacatgttttaaagtGTACTGTGCTTCTGAGTAAATTGATTCCTCCCTGTCTTGTCTTAGAAATTCAAGCTCCgtctttttgtgtctttttgtgTCTTGTTGCTAAATTTATATTGTCTTAGTTTTCATGCATCTGTACTTAGTTAGTACATATCCTCACCTGTACTTCCTGATGTGAAGATATACAGAGCTGTGTTTCTTGTGTCAGTGACAGCTCTAAGATGAGATGGAACAGGATTATTAGGCACCTTGTCTAGTTTGTCTGCTAGAGTGTGAACATGCTGGAAAGGAGAACTGGTGCTCATCAGCCAGACAGCAACATTATTTTCCAAGAgattcaaaataaattctttctcTATCAATCCCAAACAATCTGCCAAattaagataaataaataaacaaacaaacaaaaagacatggtaattattaaaataagtaCAGCTACAGACCTGATTACCAGCACTGAAATTATACATCATACCACTGTATAAACCTTCCGCAGCCATAGGAGGGCTAACCTGCATACTGGACAGTGAAAAAATCATCATGATATTTAATTTCCCTGTATTTTCTCATGTGGCTTTAATTGTGATTGGTAAAACACCATAAACATAATTGGTGATGCTAATACATAGGATTTAATTTaatcacatttattttgaaTCTTGGTGCACATAGCAAATAGCAAACCCTCACAGGTTAATATGGAATTATGGTAGTATTGCCAAGGTGCATAAAAGATAGGAAAACAGGAGgagaaagtaaataaattgCCTAGTATTGCATAATATGCCATGAACAGGGACAAAACTGCAGCTCATCGTGCTGTAATCATTGCTCCAAGCAATGTTACCTTGGGATCAATACTTTAAAGTAGTTATCAAGTAACATAAATTTTTATATAGTATTTTGAACTGAAGAAAATCATGACTACAAAGGGAATCTGTGTCTTCATGTAGTCAGTGAAGTTTATATAAGCCACATAAATCAgtaaatagaaacagaaataaaattatgctaAAGTATCTCCTGAGGCTGTTTTCTTGCTGATGCATGATTATTGGTCCTGGTAGCTTTTTCAGTACTTGGAGAGTTTCAGATTTAAGACTTTCATGCTACTAATTAATTGCATAGAACTTATTTTGTGCTTATACCCTTGAAATTTTAGCATtatctcttttctctcctttttagACAACACTATCTCTTTCCTtactttttcccctccctttatTCCCCTCCCTTTAAgtgtatgcatatataaaaaGCCTGCATCTTTGAAGGGCTctgattttctatttttgaCAAAGCAGGAAACAGTAGAAAGTGAGAAGTAAGTGAAACACAACACAGAGCTTACCTTCTCCTATGATCAGTGCTTTTGCTGTGCATGTATCAATGCAGTGTAGGAGAGATCTTGTGTGGATATTGATGTTGAGAAAGGCCACAATGAAGCCCAGCTTGGCCAGCCCGAACCAGACATGGATGAAGTCAGGTCCATTACCCATGAGCAGGGCCACAGTGTCACCTTTCTTCAGATTCCCATAGCGTAGGAATGCCTGTGCTACCCTGTTACTCCTCCTGTCCACATCCTGGTAAGTGTACACCGTCCCTTCATAGTGAAGGAATGgcttgtggggatttttttccactgtctgTATGAAAAGGTCAATTAAGGAGAGAACTCCattttttgcccatttttttaCTGTTGCCTTTGACCTCTTCCGCCTCAAGAAGTAGATCAGATCTTCCCAGAAATAGGGCAGAAAGATCTTCAGAGAGACACACAGCACCACTACTCCTCCAGCAATTGCCGAAAGCCACGTGCACAGCATGCTTGAAGCGGGGCAATAATAGATATAGTGATCTCAGACACACAAAATACATACATTATAATAATTAACACTGAGTTTTAAAACATAGCCTGGGGGTAAGTAAGCTAATTACAATTCCACCAATTAATCTGAGAACTGTTAAAAATACCTTATTGGCATTTACTAGAATAAAAAGACTGACAAGggtacaaaaaagaaaaagggagttGAGAGTAAAAAAAGGATTGTGcacaatttttaatttgcaatcaaaattattttttgtctttgttgggttgttggggttttttatttattttaggttttttaCTGTCCCATGGCAAATCCTAAAAATAAGATGGAAACAAAGAGACCAAGCATACACTATCATATGTATATGAAAGCATGTTATATACTCTACACCTGTAAGATGCACCAAATGTTGTT
Protein-coding sequences here:
- the LOC134056469 gene encoding long-chain fatty acid transport protein 6-like, translating into MLCTWLSAIAGGVVVLCVSLKIFLPYFWEDLIYFLRRKRSKATVKKWAKNGVLSLIDLFIQTVEKNPHKPFLHYEGTVYTYQDVDRRSNRVAQAFLRYGNLKKGDTVALLMGNGPDFIHVWFGLAKLGFIVAFLNINIHTRSLLHCIDTCTAKALIIGEDCLGLIEKEFILNLLENNVAVWLMSTSSPFQHVHTLADKLDKVPNNPVPSHLRAVTDTRNTALYIFTSGSTGFPKAAIITHLRTLAVSLVFTQCGAVSQDIMYVTLPLYHISASLLGIGGCIQLGATCVLKKKFSARQFWNDCRKYNVTMFLYIGELCRYLCNQACKEEDRVHEVRLALGNGIRPSVWKEFLMRFGPIKIFEFYGSTEGNLSFLNYTNKIGAVGRAGIFSKFLHSFELLKYDIWKQELIKDENGRCNKAPIGKPGLLVFQVTKDAPFSGYVGNKEASEKKLLRNVFVEGDVYLDTGDLLVMDEDGFLYFSDRVGDTFRWKGENVATSEVAEIIGMMDFVQEVNVYGVSIKNYEGRTGMAAIVLKRYHTFNGERLYKHVEHFLPSYAQPRFVRIMDVMQITATFKHQKVHLANEGFNPEIISEPLYFMYEPARSYIPLTREIYQKVLSGEIRL